The following coding sequences are from one Labeo rohita strain BAU-BD-2019 unplaced genomic scaffold, IGBB_LRoh.1.0 scaffold_171, whole genome shotgun sequence window:
- the LOC127158795 gene encoding sialic acid-binding Ig-like lectin 14 isoform X2 encodes MTVRAGVFLYWLHIICVGVFADVWKVHVESEMEALVSSCVVLPCSFKYPAQQQPSDHIRAMWHIKNKWDDIIFHKDQTRVLDNFKGRTKLLGSLGGSNCSLEIDEVRNHDNGPYCFRVEVETSQKDKYSFVENCVSINMIEQASKPELQAEQSLQEGQPAVFKCSVKHTCSSHQPTLTWSHPGKTIMSYKDIGHGNWEAESLLTFTPTKEDDHGSITCTVKYHGNAKGEMTATRPIFVKEQANLSHILIPVISCLGTALLVGLLCFFIGKRYNSGPGGKEQRQVHNSFQCVLLQQARTKQII; translated from the exons ATGACTGTAAGGGCAGGAGTTTTTCTCTACTGGCTTCACA TTATTTGTGTAGGCGTGTTTGCAGATGTTTGGAAGGTACATGTAGAGTCTGAAATGGAGGCTCTGGTCTCGTCTTGTGTCGTGTTGCCCTGTTCATTCAAATACCCGGCTCAGCAACAGCCCTCTGATCATATTAGAGCTATGTGGCACATTAAGAACAAATGGGATGATATCATTTTTCATAAAGACCAAACAAGGGTTCTAGACAATTTCAAGGGTCGCACAAAACTGCTTGGTTCACTGGGTGGTTCCAACTGCTCCTTGGAGATTGATGAAGTCAGAAACCATGACAATGGCCCCTATTGTTTTAGGGTTGAAGTAGAGACATCTCAAAAAGACAAGTACTCCTTTGTGGAAAACTGTGTGTCAATTAATATGATCG agCAAGCATCAAAACCAGAGCTGCAGGCTGAGCAGTCTCTGCAAGAGGGTCAACCTGCAGTCTTCAAATGCTCTGTCAAGCACACCTGTTCATCCCACCAGCCCACTCTCACCTGGAGCCACCCTGGAAAAACCATCATGAGCTACAAGGACATTGGTCATGGAAACTGGGAAGCAGAGTCTCTCCTGACCTTCACCCCAACAAAAGAGGATGATCACGGCTCTATCACATGCACAGTCAAGTACCACGGGAATGCCAAGGGTGAAATGACAGCGACTCGCCCTATATTTGTGAAAG AACAAGCAAATCTCAGCCACATTCTCATACCAGTCATCTCTTGTCTTGGAACTGCTCTTTTGGTTGGATTACTGTGTTTCTTCATTGGCAAGAGATACAA caGTGGTCCAGGTGGCAAAGAGCAGAGGCAAGTACACAATAGCTTCCAATGTGTTCTTCTGCAACAAGCCAGGACAAAACAGATCATCTAG
- the LOC127158795 gene encoding sialic acid-binding Ig-like lectin 14 isoform X1, which yields MNERLQPENLSDKRVRSSMTVRAGVFLYWLHIICVGVFADVWKVHVESEMEALVSSCVVLPCSFKYPAQQQPSDHIRAMWHIKNKWDDIIFHKDQTRVLDNFKGRTKLLGSLGGSNCSLEIDEVRNHDNGPYCFRVEVETSQKDKYSFVENCVSINMIEQASKPELQAEQSLQEGQPAVFKCSVKHTCSSHQPTLTWSHPGKTIMSYKDIGHGNWEAESLLTFTPTKEDDHGSITCTVKYHGNAKGEMTATRPIFVKEQANLSHILIPVISCLGTALLVGLLCFFIGKRYNSGPGGKEQRQVHNSFQCVLLQQARTKQII from the exons atgaacgaacgactccaacccgaaaacttgtcagataagag AGTCCGGTCCAGCATGACTGTAAGGGCAGGAGTTTTTCTCTACTGGCTTCACA TTATTTGTGTAGGCGTGTTTGCAGATGTTTGGAAGGTACATGTAGAGTCTGAAATGGAGGCTCTGGTCTCGTCTTGTGTCGTGTTGCCCTGTTCATTCAAATACCCGGCTCAGCAACAGCCCTCTGATCATATTAGAGCTATGTGGCACATTAAGAACAAATGGGATGATATCATTTTTCATAAAGACCAAACAAGGGTTCTAGACAATTTCAAGGGTCGCACAAAACTGCTTGGTTCACTGGGTGGTTCCAACTGCTCCTTGGAGATTGATGAAGTCAGAAACCATGACAATGGCCCCTATTGTTTTAGGGTTGAAGTAGAGACATCTCAAAAAGACAAGTACTCCTTTGTGGAAAACTGTGTGTCAATTAATATGATCG agCAAGCATCAAAACCAGAGCTGCAGGCTGAGCAGTCTCTGCAAGAGGGTCAACCTGCAGTCTTCAAATGCTCTGTCAAGCACACCTGTTCATCCCACCAGCCCACTCTCACCTGGAGCCACCCTGGAAAAACCATCATGAGCTACAAGGACATTGGTCATGGAAACTGGGAAGCAGAGTCTCTCCTGACCTTCACCCCAACAAAAGAGGATGATCACGGCTCTATCACATGCACAGTCAAGTACCACGGGAATGCCAAGGGTGAAATGACAGCGACTCGCCCTATATTTGTGAAAG AACAAGCAAATCTCAGCCACATTCTCATACCAGTCATCTCTTGTCTTGGAACTGCTCTTTTGGTTGGATTACTGTGTTTCTTCATTGGCAAGAGATACAA caGTGGTCCAGGTGGCAAAGAGCAGAGGCAAGTACACAATAGCTTCCAATGTGTTCTTCTGCAACAAGCCAGGACAAAACAGATCATCTAG
- the LOC127158795 gene encoding sialic acid-binding Ig-like lectin 14 isoform X3, protein MNERLQPENLSDKRVRSSMTVRAGVFLYWLHIICVGVFADVWKVHVESEMEALVSSCVVLPCSFKYPAQQQPSDHIRAMWHIKNKWDDIIFHKDQTRVLDNFKGRTKLLGSLGGSNCSLEIDEVRNHDNGPYCFRVEVETSQKDKYSFVENCVSINMIEQASKPELQAEQSLQEGQPAVFKCSVKHTCSSHQPTLTWSHPGKTIMSYKDIGHGNWEAESLLTFTPTKEDDHGSITCTVKYHGNAKGEMTATRPIFVKEQANLSHILIPVISCLGTALLVGLLCFFIGKRYKMRNAAV, encoded by the exons atgaacgaacgactccaacccgaaaacttgtcagataagag AGTCCGGTCCAGCATGACTGTAAGGGCAGGAGTTTTTCTCTACTGGCTTCACA TTATTTGTGTAGGCGTGTTTGCAGATGTTTGGAAGGTACATGTAGAGTCTGAAATGGAGGCTCTGGTCTCGTCTTGTGTCGTGTTGCCCTGTTCATTCAAATACCCGGCTCAGCAACAGCCCTCTGATCATATTAGAGCTATGTGGCACATTAAGAACAAATGGGATGATATCATTTTTCATAAAGACCAAACAAGGGTTCTAGACAATTTCAAGGGTCGCACAAAACTGCTTGGTTCACTGGGTGGTTCCAACTGCTCCTTGGAGATTGATGAAGTCAGAAACCATGACAATGGCCCCTATTGTTTTAGGGTTGAAGTAGAGACATCTCAAAAAGACAAGTACTCCTTTGTGGAAAACTGTGTGTCAATTAATATGATCG agCAAGCATCAAAACCAGAGCTGCAGGCTGAGCAGTCTCTGCAAGAGGGTCAACCTGCAGTCTTCAAATGCTCTGTCAAGCACACCTGTTCATCCCACCAGCCCACTCTCACCTGGAGCCACCCTGGAAAAACCATCATGAGCTACAAGGACATTGGTCATGGAAACTGGGAAGCAGAGTCTCTCCTGACCTTCACCCCAACAAAAGAGGATGATCACGGCTCTATCACATGCACAGTCAAGTACCACGGGAATGCCAAGGGTGAAATGACAGCGACTCGCCCTATATTTGTGAAAG AACAAGCAAATCTCAGCCACATTCTCATACCAGTCATCTCTTGTCTTGGAACTGCTCTTTTGGTTGGATTACTGTGTTTCTTCATTGGCAAGAGATACAA GATGCGCAATGCAGCTGTCTAA